In Peptostreptococcaceae bacterium, the following proteins share a genomic window:
- a CDS encoding NADH-quinone oxidoreductase subunit C — MDELKEELGKYRCEESRINNLNELYVDCSQSNIEPIAVLLKNQYKLKFIAEFCMDTGKEDKFKISIVFTNSKESYFVILTYTTVDILVSMQNTFSQAHLFEREISDLFGLSIDGGSDVRHSVKHEIWDAKAFPLRKGFPYKGKIKENHEIPNYEFKRIVGNDAFQIPVGPIHAGIIEPGHFRFSVIGEDIENLEIRLNYKHRGIEKIAENIDANKLNLLFERVACESTLAYGEAYALLIEKMLNFKVSREIQSLRVALLELERLYNFLQDVSGICVDVGFSYPAKKLSYIAEIIKQLIERVTGSRYARNSIVPMGSNIDFSQENKRNILDTLGGIRNRIKLIADVTLESFTFLDRVENTGIVKNNIAKKLMMTGVVGRASGVDYDVRKSFPYEIYGDIKKTNNIEHIGGVFERYKLKIAEIDDAFKFIEMALSNIDNEIKKNRPIIELEKGMEAISIVETAKGELMVYGKMGENNKFDRIYFKTPSFTNWKGLTIAVLDEIVPDFPLCNKSFNMSYSENDR, encoded by the coding sequence ATCGATGAGTTGAAAGAGGAACTTGGCAAATACAGATGCGAAGAAAGTAGAATCAACAATCTTAATGAGCTTTATGTCGATTGCAGCCAATCTAACATAGAGCCTATTGCTGTATTGTTGAAGAACCAATATAAATTGAAATTCATTGCGGAATTCTGCATGGACACAGGCAAAGAAGACAAATTTAAAATCAGCATCGTTTTCACAAACAGTAAAGAAAGTTATTTTGTAATATTGACTTATACGACTGTCGATATTTTAGTGTCGATGCAAAACACCTTCAGCCAGGCGCATCTATTTGAGAGAGAGATATCCGATTTATTCGGATTAAGCATAGATGGTGGAAGCGATGTGAGGCATTCGGTTAAACATGAAATCTGGGACGCGAAAGCTTTTCCGTTAAGAAAAGGATTTCCTTACAAGGGGAAAATAAAGGAGAATCATGAAATTCCAAACTATGAATTTAAAAGGATAGTAGGCAATGATGCATTTCAGATACCTGTAGGGCCTATACATGCAGGGATTATCGAACCGGGGCATTTCAGGTTCAGTGTTATAGGAGAAGACATTGAAAATCTGGAGATAAGATTGAATTATAAGCATAGAGGCATAGAAAAAATAGCTGAAAATATCGATGCAAACAAATTAAACCTTCTGTTTGAAAGAGTAGCATGCGAATCAACTTTGGCTTACGGCGAAGCATATGCTTTGCTGATAGAGAAAATGCTGAATTTCAAGGTTTCAAGAGAAATCCAATCCTTGAGGGTGGCGCTGCTAGAACTAGAAAGACTGTATAATTTTTTGCAAGATGTATCAGGCATATGTGTAGATGTGGGTTTCAGCTATCCGGCGAAGAAACTAAGTTACATTGCGGAAATCATAAAGCAACTGATTGAGCGCGTGACAGGCAGTAGATATGCAAGGAATTCGATAGTCCCAATGGGAAGCAATATTGATTTCAGTCAAGAGAATAAAAGAAATATATTAGATACTCTAGGCGGCATACGGAATAGGATAAAGTTGATTGCAGATGTAACCTTGGAGTCTTTCACCTTTCTTGACAGGGTTGAAAATACCGGAATTGTAAAGAACAATATTGCTAAGAAACTGATGATGACAGGGGTTGTAGGGAGAGCGTCAGGTGTGGATTATGATGTAAGAAAAAGCTTTCCTTATGAAATATATGGCGACATAAAAAAAACGAATAATATAGAGCATATCGGAGGAGTTTTTGAACGGTACAAGCTTAAAATTGCTGAAATAGATGATGCATTTAAATTTATTGAAATGGCTTTGAGTAATATCGATAATGAAATTAAGAAAAATAGGCCGATTATAGAGCTTGAAAAAGGAATGGAAGCTATATCTATAGTTGAGACGGCCAAGGGTGAGTTGATGGTATATGGTAAAATGGGCGAAAACAACAAGTTTGACAGGATCTATTTCAAGACTCCATCATTTACAAATTGGAAGGGTCTTACAATAGCTGTATTGGACGAGATAGTGCCCGATTTCCCGTTATGCAATAAAAGTTTCAACATGTCTTATTCGGAAAACGACAGGTAG
- the nuoB gene encoding NADH-quinone oxidoreductase subunit NuoB has product MKLILDRIKNGIETIKDPLGENVYSYGRIEVDSETCNLCGLCEKECPVNAISIMDGKLEMDSRKCIFCKLCIDVCPNDSLEMTHDYKISAIEELREKIRREVYSTFQRSLTLRAVDVGSCNGCFLELSAIGNTYYDMSRYGIHIAASPRHADGLIVSGALSINMKEALIKAYEAIPNPKIVIALGACSYDGGIYKDGYSVIQRVDEVIPVDIHIPGCPPSPAAILEGVLKIMKNK; this is encoded by the coding sequence GTGAAATTGATTTTGGATAGAATCAAGAATGGTATTGAGACTATTAAAGACCCACTAGGTGAAAATGTTTATAGTTACGGAAGAATAGAAGTGGATAGCGAGACATGCAATCTTTGCGGTTTGTGCGAAAAAGAATGTCCCGTAAATGCCATATCAATAATGGATGGAAAACTTGAAATGGACAGCAGAAAATGCATATTTTGCAAATTGTGTATCGATGTTTGTCCGAATGATTCTTTGGAAATGACACATGATTACAAAATATCCGCCATTGAAGAGCTTAGAGAAAAAATCAGGCGAGAGGTTTATTCTACATTTCAGCGCTCGCTTACACTACGAGCCGTCGATGTAGGATCATGCAATGGATGCTTTCTTGAATTGTCCGCGATCGGGAACACTTATTACGATATGTCCAGGTATGGAATCCATATTGCGGCATCTCCAAGACATGCCGATGGATTAATCGTAAGTGGAGCCCTTTCAATCAACATGAAGGAAGCGCTTATAAAAGCATACGAAGCCATTCCGAATCCTAAAATAGTAATTGCTCTTGGTGCATGCTCCTATGATGGAGGGATTTATAAAGATGGATATTCAGTGATTCAGCGAGTTGATGAAGTTATTCCTGTAGATATTCATATTCCTGGATGTCCTCCTTCCCCCGCAGCGATACTGGAAGGTGTTTTGAAAATAATGAAAAACAAATGA
- a CDS encoding sulfite exporter TauE/SafE family protein, which yields MNQALLMSLVVFVIAIVMSMVGKGGGTFYVLVMLIFGVAMHEAATTSQLIMMATSVTAMTVFNKHKKIDWKLALVIDPPTAIMAFVGGYYAGNIDGELLEIVFVAVLVAVSCFMFISVKEKPIDKVKRFGYWNRSFKNYNYTVNLWLTLPITALVGLVSGAIGISGGVFKIPLMVMLCGIPMEIAVGTSSAMVAATAFMGFMGQNVSGNFNPQFAVPLTIAAVVGGLIGSKCAIKSKPGNLKKIFAITNLLAAIIMIIQLVK from the coding sequence ATGAATCAAGCCTTGTTAATGAGTTTAGTAGTATTTGTTATTGCAATTGTGATGTCAATGGTGGGGAAAGGCGGAGGCACTTTTTATGTGCTTGTGATGCTTATTTTTGGAGTTGCCATGCATGAAGCAGCTACTACGTCGCAGCTAATAATGATGGCGACATCCGTTACAGCAATGACGGTTTTTAATAAACACAAGAAAATTGATTGGAAATTGGCTCTTGTCATCGATCCTCCAACAGCAATAATGGCGTTTGTGGGAGGATATTATGCCGGAAATATTGATGGGGAACTGCTGGAAATTGTATTTGTTGCAGTTCTTGTGGCAGTTTCCTGTTTCATGTTTATATCGGTCAAGGAGAAGCCAATAGATAAGGTTAAAAGGTTCGGATATTGGAATAGATCTTTTAAGAATTATAATTACACTGTGAATCTATGGCTTACTCTGCCAATCACAGCGCTTGTTGGACTTGTTTCAGGTGCAATAGGAATTTCAGGAGGGGTTTTCAAGATTCCGCTCATGGTGATGCTTTGTGGAATTCCAATGGAAATAGCAGTAGGGACTTCTTCCGCAATGGTTGCGGCTACTGCCTTTATGGGATTTATGGGACAGAATGTAAGCGGCAATTTCAATCCGCAATTTGCAGTTCCTCTAACAATAGCAGCAGTTGTTGGCGGCCTGATTGGCAGCAAATGCGCAATAAAAAGCAAACCTGGAAATCTAAAAAAAATATTTGCAATCACCAATCTTTTGGCTGCAATAATAATGATAATACAATTGGTGAAATGA
- a CDS encoding GIY-YIG nuclease family protein, protein MDRRKELKMQYKLMKKPMGIFEIKSLIKDKCYIKATNDLKGTMNGDLFKLGSGNHQNRELQKEWKEYGKEGFSVKILERLEYDKDESKTDYGDDLTLLEMIWEEKLLKENKVLYKK, encoded by the coding sequence ATGGATAGAAGAAAAGAATTGAAAATGCAGTACAAGCTTATGAAAAAGCCCATGGGGATTTTTGAAATCAAGTCGCTTATCAAGGATAAGTGCTATATTAAGGCAACAAACGATTTGAAGGGCACAATGAATGGCGATTTATTTAAACTGGGATCTGGAAATCACCAGAATAGAGAATTGCAAAAGGAATGGAAGGAATATGGGAAAGAAGGGTTTTCAGTAAAAATACTTGAAAGACTTGAATATGACAAGGATGAATCCAAAACAGATTATGGTGATGACCTAACATTGCTTGAAATGATATGGGAAGAAAAACTTTTGAAGGAAAATAAGGTTTTATATAAGAAGTAG
- a CDS encoding response regulator transcription factor: MEDARILVVDDDREIAGAIEKLLEREGYEVVKAYNGLEALGALVSGNIQLILMDVMMPKLDGLSATLKIRESKNIPIIILSAKSEDSDKILGLSMGADDYVTKPFNPQELVARVNSQLRRYMHLGDMESVNCSSQIVVGGLCLDTDAKQLKVDGEDVHLTAKEFQILELLMKNKGIVFSAEKIYERVWKATPYSVENTVMVHIRRIREKIEINPKEPNYLKVVWGIGYKIEKN; this comes from the coding sequence ATGGAAGATGCAAGAATTCTCGTGGTTGACGATGATAGAGAAATAGCGGGAGCAATAGAAAAACTGTTGGAGAGGGAAGGCTATGAAGTGGTAAAGGCCTATAATGGCCTTGAAGCTTTGGGAGCCCTTGTTTCGGGCAATATACAGCTTATTTTAATGGATGTAATGATGCCGAAACTTGACGGGCTTTCAGCAACGCTCAAGATTCGCGAAAGCAAGAACATACCCATAATAATACTCTCGGCAAAATCCGAGGACAGCGACAAGATACTCGGGCTTTCAATGGGGGCCGACGACTACGTCACGAAGCCTTTCAATCCACAGGAACTCGTTGCAAGGGTCAATAGTCAGCTTAGGCGCTACATGCACCTTGGAGACATGGAAAGTGTCAATTGCTCATCGCAAATCGTTGTGGGCGGGCTTTGCCTTGATACGGACGCAAAGCAGCTTAAGGTTGACGGAGAGGATGTGCATCTTACGGCCAAGGAGTTTCAAATACTTGAACTCCTGATGAAAAACAAGGGCATAGTTTTTTCAGCCGAAAAGATTTACGAGCGTGTATGGAAAGCGACTCCGTATTCGGTTGAGAACACAGTGATGGTACATATAAGGCGTATCCGTGAAAAGATTGAAATCAATCCCAAAGAGCCAAACTATTTAAAGGTGGTGTGGGGCATTGGATACAAAATTGAGAAAAATTAG